The Heteronotia binoei isolate CCM8104 ecotype False Entrance Well chromosome 14, APGP_CSIRO_Hbin_v1, whole genome shotgun sequence genome has a window encoding:
- the TSHZ3 gene encoding LOW QUALITY PROTEIN: teashirt homolog 3 (The sequence of the model RefSeq protein was modified relative to this genomic sequence to represent the inferred CDS: inserted 5 bases in 5 codons; deleted 2 bases in 2 codons): MPRRKQQAPRRAAAYVSDEMKAAAMVEDDPESDENLADGEPSAKYACPEKDFGKNCQSYQNSPVAEFSSHEMDSESHISETSDRMADFESSSIKNEEESKEVSIQLEESVVSDSLEQMKAVYNNFLSNSYWSNLNLNLHQPTSEKNNGSSSSSSSASSSSCGSGSFDWHQTAMAKTLQQVSQNRILPEPSLFSTVQLYRQSSKLYGSIFTGASKFRCKDCSAAYDTLVELTVHMNETGHYRDDNHETDNNXPKRWSKPRKRSLLELEGKEDAQKVLKCMYCGHSFESLQDLSVHMIKTKHYQKVPLKEPVTPVAAKIIPATRKKTSLELELPSSPDSTGGTPKATISDANDALQKNSNPYITPNNRYGHQNGASYAWHFEARKSQILKCMECGSSHDTLQELTAHMMVTGHFIKVTNSAMKKGKPIIEAPVTPTITALLDEKVQSVPLAATTFTSPSNTPSSISPKLNVEVKKEVDKDRMIADDKMKDKEKSNEEEEKYDISSKYHYLTENDLEESPKGGXDILKSLENTVTSAINKAQNGTPSWGGYPSIHAAYQLPNMMKLSLGSSGKGTSLKPMFANAEXVSPTKSQPLVSPPSSQTSPVPKTNFHAMEELVKKVTEKVAKVEEKMKEPEGGKFSPLKRATPSPCSSEVSEQLKMDTSNDISFKSQQNSPVSQRESCKDSPTGEPVKMVRSLSKQSQVPLSSSTAIITDHPPEQPFVNPLSALQSVMNIHLGKAAKPSLPALDPMSMLFKMSNSLAEKAAVATPPLQSKKPDHLDRYFYHVNNDQPIDLTKGKSDKGCSLGSALLSSTSASSASSSSTVTTAKTSAVVSFMSNSPLRENALSDISDMLKNLTESHTSKSSTPSSISEKSDVDGTTIEEPEEAXPAQKRKGRQSNWNPQHLLILQAQFAASLRQTSEGKYIMSDXSPQERMHISRFTGLSMTTISHWLANVKYQLRRTGGTKFLKNLDTGHPVFFCNDCASQIRTPSTYISHLESHLGFRLRDLSKLSSEQINNQLAQTKSPSEKLLAPSPEDELGTSYQCKLCNRTFASKHAVKLHLSKTHGKSPEDHLLYVSELEKQ; encoded by the exons CATACGTTTCAGATGAAATGAAGGCAGCCGCGATGGTGGAAGATGACCCAGAATCAGATGAGAACCTGGCAGATGGAGAACCTTCCGCAAAGTATGCCTGTCCCGAAAAGGACTTTGGTAAGAACTGCCAGAGCTATCAGAACTCCCCAGTGGCTGAATTTTCCAGCCACGAAATGGACAGCGAGTCGCACATCAGCGAGACCAGCGACCGAATGGCCGACTTCGAGAGCAGCTCCATCAAAAACGAGGAGGAGAGCAAAGAAGTTTCCATCCAGCTCGAAGAGTCCGTGGTCTCTGACAGCTTGGAGCAGATGAAAGCCGTCTACAACAACTTCCTCTCCAACTCGTACTGGTCCAATCTCAACTTGAATCTCCACCAGCCGACCTCTGAAAAAAACAACGggagcagtagcagcagcagcagt gctagcagcagcagctgtggaagTGGAAGCTTCGACTGGCACCAGACAGCCATGGCAAAAACACTGCAGCAAGTTTCGCAGAACAGAATCCTTCCCGAGCCCAGTCTTTTTAGCACAGTTCAATTGTACAGACAAAGCAGTAAGCTTTATGGCTCTATATTTACTGGAGCCAGTAAATTCCGCTGTAAAGACTGCAGTGCTGCCTATGATACTTTAGTAGAATTAACAGTGCACATGAATGAAACAGGACATTATCGGGATGACAACCATGAAACGGATAACA ACCCGAAAAGATGGTCCAAACCTCGTAAACGCTCTTTGCTTGAattggaagggaaggaagatgcTCAGAAAGTATTAAAGTGTATGTACTGTGGCCATTCTTTTGAATCGCTTCAAGACTTGAGTGTCCATATGATCAAAACGAAACATTACCAAAAAGTGCCTCTGAAGGAACCCGTAACCCCTGTAGCAGCAAAAATCATTCCAGCCACAAGAAAGAAAACGTCCCTAGAGCTGGAGCTTCCAAGTTCTCCCGATTCCACTGGTGGGACACCAAAAGCAACCATCTCTGATGCCAACGATGCACTTCAAAAGAATTCCAATCCATACATTACGCCAAATAATCGTTACGGACATCAGAATGGTGCCAGCTATGCCTGGCATTTTGAGGCAAGGAAATCTCAAATTCTGAAGTGCATGGAATGTGGCAGTTCCCATGACACTTTGCAGGAACTCACTGCCCACATGATGGTGACCGGACATTTCATTAAAGTCACCAACTCTGCCATGAAGAAAGGGAAACCTATTATAGAAGCCCCTGTCACACCCACCATCACAGCTCTGCTGGATGAGAAAGTACAATCTGTGCCACTTGCAGCCACTACATTCACATCACCTTCCAATACACCATCTAGCATCTCTCCAAAATTAAATGTCGAAGTAAAAAAAGAGGTTGATAAAGACAGGATGATTGCTGATGACAAGATGAAAGACAAGGAGAAATCcaatgaagaggaggagaaataCGATATCTCTTCGAAATATCATTATTTGACTGAAAATGACTTGGAAGAGAGTCCAAAAGGTG TGGATATTTTAAAGTCTTTAGAAAACACGGTCACATCAGCTATTAACAAGGCTCAAAATGGCACACCAAGTTGGGGTGGCTACCCCAGTATTCATGCTGCCTACCAGCTACCCAACATGATGAAGTTGTCTTTAGGTTCGTCAGGGAAAGGTACGTCCTTAAAACCAATGTTTGCAAATGCAG ATGTGTCGCCGACCAAAAGCCAGCCTCTAGTTTCCCCACCAAGCAGCCAAACCTCTCCTGTGCCGAAGACTAACTTCCATGCTATGGAAGAGCTAGTTAAGAAAGTCACAGAGAAAGTGGCCAAAGTTGAAGAAAAAATGAAGGAACCTGAAGGAGGGAAGTTCTCGCCATTGAAGAGAGCAACACCTTCACCATGTAGCAGTGAAGTCAGCGAGCAGCTCAAGATGGACACCTCCAATGACATTAGT TTTAAGAGCCAACAGAATAGCCCTGTTTCTCAGAGGGAGAGTTGTAAGGACAGCCCAACTGGGGAGCCAGTGAAAATGGTAAGGAGCTTGTCAAAGCAATCTCAAGTTCCCTTAAGTAGCAGCACAGCTATTATTACTGACCACCCTCCCGAACAGCCATTTGTAAATCCATTAAGCGCATTACAGTCTGTCATGAATATTCACCTTGGGAAGGCAGCTAAACCCTCTCTGCCTGCTCTGGACCCAATGAGTATGCTCTTTAAAATGAGCAACAGCTTAGCCGAAAAGGCTGCTGTGGCCACCCCACCCCTACAGTCCAAAAAACCGGACCACTTAGACCGTTATTTTTATCATGTCAACAATGACCAGCCCATAGATTTGACGAAAGGCAAGAGTGACAAAGGCTGCTCTTTGGGTTCAGCGCTTTTGTCATCCACATCGGCATCGTCTGCTTCTTCTTCATCTACAGTGACAACGGCAAAGACATCTGCGGTTGTGTCATTCATGTCAAACTCGCCGCTACGCGAGAATGCCTTGTCAGATATATCTGATATGCTGAAGAACCTGACAGAAAGTCACACATCAAAATCTTCCACACCTTCCAGCATATCTGAGAAATCTGACGTTGATGGGACCACGATAGAAGAACCGGAAGAGG ACCCGGCTCAGAAAAGGAAGGGACGGCAGTCTAATTGGAACCCTCAGCATTTACTCATATTGCAGGCCCAGTTTGCAGCCAGTTTACGGCAGACGTCAGAGGGGAAATACATCATGTCAG TGAGCCCTCAGGAGAGAATGCACATTTCCAGGTTTACAGGACTCTCCATGACCACCATTAGccactggttggccaatgtgaaATACCAGCTTCGAAGGACAGGGGGGACGAAGTTCCTTAAAAATTTGGACACCGGGCATCCGGTGTTCTTTTGTAACGACTGTGCTTCACAAATCAGAACTCCTTCGACATATATCAGTCACCTTGAATCGCATCTAGGTTTCCGGCTACGAGACTTGTCCAAACTGTCCAGTGAACAGATTAACAATCAGTTAGCACAAACCAAGTCGCCCTCTGAGAAACTCTTGGCGCCCTCACCAGAGGACGAACTAGGAACTTCTTACCAGTGTAAACTTTGCAATCGGACTTTTGCGAGCAAACATGCTGTTAAGCTCCATCTCAGTAAAACACACGGGAAATCACCAGAGGACCATCTCCTGTATGTTTCTGAATTAGAGAAACAGTAG